From Methylocystis sp. ATCC 49242, one genomic window encodes:
- the tnpB gene encoding IS66 family insertion sequence element accessory protein TnpB (TnpB, as the term is used for proteins encoded by IS66 family insertion elements, is considered an accessory protein, since TnpC, encoded by a neighboring gene, is a DDE family transposase.), with product MLQFAPGVKVYLALKPVDMRRGFDGLAADVAQVLRNDPFSGVAFVFRSKRGDYVKILTWDGSGLCLFAKRLEKGKFVWPPIVEGALQLTAAQLALLIEGIDWRRTVAPEAPERPVFL from the coding sequence ATGCTTCAGTTTGCGCCCGGGGTGAAGGTTTATCTGGCGCTGAAGCCCGTCGACATGCGGCGCGGCTTCGATGGGCTCGCCGCCGACGTCGCGCAGGTTCTGCGCAACGATCCTTTTTCCGGCGTGGCCTTCGTGTTCCGCAGCAAGCGCGGCGACTACGTGAAGATTTTGACCTGGGACGGGTCTGGCCTGTGCCTTTTCGCCAAACGGCTGGAGAAGGGAAAGTTTGTCTGGCCGCCGATCGTCGAGGGCGCGCTGCAACTTACGGCGGCGCAACTTGCCTTGCTGATCGAAGGGATCGACTGGCGCCGAACGGTCGCGCCGGAAGCGCCGGAACGTCCGGTTTTTCTGTAG
- a CDS encoding DUF1254 domain-containing protein, translating into MTCISRAFSRALLAVLLFFSVKGAVAAETTLPTLSPEETYALARDAYLFAYPIVSMDVTMRQATNVPDATTVNLRAPVNQFAHARAYPKADEKDVVRYNFDTLYSMAWLDLSSEPLILSVPDTQGRYYLLPMLDMWTDVFSVIGSRTTGTKAANYVIVAPGWSGTLPAGVEKIIAPTPAIWIIGRTKTDGPADYDNVHEVQDGYRLTPLSQWGKAYAPPKSLPTDPSIDDKTPPLVQVNNLDGVAMLTRLAQLLAKHPPHGNDYPILFRLHALGIEPGKPFDASTLAPETVAIINKAAKDALAYLPAAMLKAGDHVNGWNIGRENMGTYGTSYLRRAIIAIGGLGANLPEDAIYPTSFVDGKSKPLTGAHKYVLHFDKGKTPPADAFWSITMYDKDGFQVPNPIDRYAIGSYDKLEYNTDGSIDIYVQADSPGKGKEANWLPAPKAAFQPTMRLYSPRAEALDGSWAPPPFKIVK; encoded by the coding sequence ATGACTTGCATATCAAGAGCCTTCAGCAGGGCGCTGTTGGCCGTTCTGCTATTCTTCAGCGTCAAAGGAGCCGTTGCGGCCGAGACCACATTGCCCACGCTCTCGCCCGAAGAGACCTACGCGCTGGCGCGCGACGCCTATCTCTTCGCCTATCCGATCGTGAGCATGGACGTCACGATGCGCCAGGCGACCAACGTGCCCGACGCAACCACGGTCAATCTCCGCGCGCCCGTCAATCAGTTCGCCCATGCGCGCGCCTATCCCAAGGCCGATGAGAAAGACGTGGTGCGGTATAATTTCGATACGCTCTACTCCATGGCCTGGCTCGATCTGTCATCCGAACCGCTCATTCTTTCCGTCCCCGATACGCAAGGCCGTTACTACCTGCTGCCGATGCTCGACATGTGGACCGATGTCTTCTCCGTAATCGGGAGCCGAACGACCGGCACGAAGGCGGCGAACTACGTGATCGTTGCGCCCGGTTGGAGCGGAACCCTGCCGGCCGGCGTCGAAAAGATCATCGCGCCGACGCCGGCGATATGGATCATTGGCCGCACCAAGACGGATGGGCCAGCCGATTACGACAACGTCCACGAGGTTCAGGACGGCTACCGGCTGACGCCGCTCTCGCAGTGGGGCAAGGCCTATGCGCCGCCGAAGTCGCTCCCGACCGATCCGTCGATCGACGACAAGACACCGCCGCTCGTTCAGGTCAATAATCTCGACGGCGTCGCCATGCTGACCCGCCTCGCGCAGCTCCTGGCGAAGCACCCGCCACATGGCAATGATTATCCGATCCTCTTCCGCCTGCATGCGCTCGGGATCGAGCCCGGCAAGCCGTTCGACGCGTCGACGCTCGCCCCGGAAACGGTTGCGATCATCAACAAGGCGGCGAAGGACGCGCTCGCCTATCTGCCTGCGGCGATGCTGAAGGCCGGCGATCATGTGAACGGCTGGAATATTGGCCGCGAGAATATGGGGACATATGGCACGTCCTATCTGCGACGCGCAATCATCGCGATTGGCGGGCTCGGCGCCAATCTGCCCGAGGACGCCATCTATCCGACCTCTTTCGTCGATGGGAAAAGCAAGCCGCTGACGGGCGCGCACAAATATGTCCTGCACTTCGACAAGGGCAAGACGCCGCCTGCGGACGCCTTCTGGTCAATCACCATGTATGACAAGGACGGTTTCCAGGTTCCCAATCCGATCGATCGCTACGCCATCGGCAGCTACGACAAGCTAGAATACAACACTGACGGCTCGATAGACATCTATGTGCAAGCCGATTCGCCCGGCAAGGGCAAGGAAGCCAACTGGCTGCCTGCGCCGAAGGCGGCTTTCCAGCCGACAATGCGCCTGTACTCGCCGCGTGCGGAAGCGCTCGACGGTTCCTGGGCGCCGCCGCCCTTCAAGATCGTCAAGTAG
- the brxL gene encoding BREX system Lon protease-like protein BrxL: MTALDDKINERFPGLVVRKDLVKAVKGNAIVPSYVLEFLLGQYCATNDESSIQSGIETVKEILRKHYVHRNEAGLIRSNIREKGRWKVIDKISVDLNTDKDAYQATFANLGIKKVIIDSDTVKAHPKLLVSGVWCIADVEYEHSEDKNVEPWILGSIKPIQLSKFDYEAFLSARAGFTTDEWIDLLFQTVGFDPEMFGRRSKLLQLMRLVPFVERNYNLIELGPKGTGKSHIFSEFSPHGILISGGEVTVPKLFVNNSSGRIGLVGYWDVVAFDEFAGRQKRVDKALVDIMKNYMANKSFSRGVETLGAEASMVFVGNTKHNVPYMLKHTDLFEELPEKYYDSAFIDRLHTYVPGWEIDVIRGEMFASGYGFVVDYLAEILRHMRSDDYSNRYQPLFTLSSDISTRDRDGVNKTFSGMMKLLFPADNATEAEVEEILHLAVEGRKRVKDQLLRIDSTYPETEFSFTARDGRKAVVKTLEETEYPQYYHKRAPTHEEPVPDGVKECGDKPLLMAVKSPAETTDTPAGPREGHKVFSENQKGVTFADLFWPWLEGATKIVITDPYIRMFHQVRNLMEFIEMIAVRKAPEDEVTVRLITSPDEIYPEKQQANLASVESACTAAGIKFSWEFDGTNTIHARHILSDIGWKISLDRGLDIYQKFEMNDAFSLANRLQRFRQVKAFEVTYLRSGIRSE; this comes from the coding sequence ATGACCGCGCTGGATGACAAAATTAACGAACGCTTCCCGGGCCTCGTGGTTCGCAAGGACCTGGTCAAGGCGGTAAAGGGCAATGCCATTGTCCCTTCCTACGTGTTGGAGTTCCTGCTCGGCCAATACTGCGCCACCAATGATGAGAGCTCGATCCAATCAGGGATCGAGACCGTCAAGGAAATTCTTCGGAAGCACTACGTCCATCGTAACGAGGCGGGGTTGATCCGCTCGAACATCCGGGAAAAAGGCCGGTGGAAGGTGATCGACAAGATCAGCGTCGATCTCAACACCGACAAGGATGCCTATCAGGCGACCTTCGCCAACCTGGGCATCAAGAAGGTCATCATCGACTCCGACACCGTGAAGGCTCATCCCAAGCTGCTGGTTAGCGGTGTCTGGTGCATTGCTGACGTCGAGTACGAGCACAGCGAAGACAAGAACGTCGAACCCTGGATTCTGGGGAGCATCAAGCCGATCCAGCTATCGAAGTTTGACTATGAGGCTTTTCTCAGCGCGCGCGCGGGATTCACGACCGACGAATGGATCGACCTACTGTTCCAGACGGTCGGCTTTGATCCCGAGATGTTCGGTCGGCGCAGCAAGCTCCTGCAACTGATGCGCCTCGTGCCCTTCGTCGAGCGAAATTACAATCTGATCGAGCTGGGGCCGAAGGGCACCGGCAAGTCGCATATCTTCTCGGAGTTCTCGCCGCACGGCATCCTAATTTCCGGGGGCGAAGTGACGGTGCCGAAGCTGTTCGTCAACAACAGTTCGGGAAGGATCGGATTGGTTGGCTACTGGGATGTCGTAGCCTTCGACGAGTTCGCCGGTCGGCAAAAGCGCGTCGACAAGGCGCTTGTCGACATCATGAAAAACTACATGGCTAACAAGAGCTTCTCGCGAGGAGTGGAGACGCTTGGTGCCGAGGCGTCGATGGTCTTTGTCGGGAATACCAAGCACAATGTCCCGTACATGCTGAAGCACACCGACTTATTCGAGGAGCTTCCTGAAAAATATTACGACTCCGCTTTCATCGACCGGCTCCACACCTATGTGCCAGGCTGGGAGATCGACGTCATCCGCGGAGAAATGTTCGCATCAGGGTATGGCTTTGTCGTCGACTACCTTGCCGAAATTCTTCGGCACATGCGTAGCGACGACTACTCCAATCGCTACCAGCCCCTGTTCACGCTCTCATCGGATATTTCGACGCGCGACCGCGATGGCGTAAACAAGACGTTCTCCGGGATGATGAAGCTGCTTTTCCCAGCGGACAATGCAACAGAGGCCGAGGTGGAGGAGATCCTGCATCTCGCCGTTGAAGGACGGAAGCGGGTCAAGGATCAGCTTCTTCGCATCGACAGCACTTATCCCGAGACAGAATTCTCGTTCACTGCTCGCGATGGTCGAAAGGCGGTCGTGAAGACACTCGAGGAGACGGAGTATCCACAATACTATCACAAGCGGGCGCCCACGCATGAGGAGCCCGTGCCTGATGGAGTGAAGGAGTGCGGTGACAAGCCCTTGTTGATGGCAGTGAAGAGCCCGGCCGAGACTACGGACACTCCAGCCGGCCCGAGAGAGGGGCACAAGGTTTTCAGCGAAAACCAGAAGGGCGTAACCTTCGCTGATTTGTTTTGGCCCTGGCTCGAGGGTGCGACAAAGATCGTGATAACTGATCCTTATATTCGGATGTTCCATCAGGTGCGGAATCTGATGGAGTTCATTGAAATGATCGCTGTGCGGAAGGCGCCGGAGGATGAGGTCACCGTACGCCTCATCACCTCGCCAGATGAAATCTACCCGGAAAAGCAGCAAGCGAATTTGGCTTCCGTTGAAAGCGCCTGCACAGCAGCCGGGATCAAGTTTTCATGGGAGTTTGACGGAACAAACACGATCCATGCGCGCCACATTTTGAGCGACATAGGCTGGAAAATCAGTCTCGATCGCGGCTTGGACATCTATCAGAAGTTCGAAATGAACGATGCTTTCAGCCTCGCAAATAGGCTGCAGCGCTTTCGGCAAGTGAAAGCCTTCGAGGTCACGTATCTGCGAAGCGGCATTCGATCAGAATGA
- a CDS encoding IS5 family transposase (programmed frameshift), translating to MWTKANRAKYNRDRLRYPSDVTDEEWGHVAPLIPPAKRGGRKREVDMRAVFNAIMYVLSTGCQWRYIPKDFPPKSTVYRYFCDWAWCGVLDRMHDALYVMCRERAEREASPTAAIIDSQSVKSAEKGGPRIDPHGYDAGKKIKGKKRHVLVDTQGLLMGAVVHGADIQDRDGGVLLLSTLHGRFPFLEKLLADSAYQGPIFADATGKILPCLKIEIIKRSDQAKGFVKLPMRWIVERSIAWLNRCRRLAKDWENLNITALVFLRFASIRLMLRKLCNC from the exons ATGTGGACGAAGGCAAACCGGGCGAAATACAATCGCGACAGGTTACGTTATCCGAGTGATGTGACGGACGAGGAGTGGGGGCATGTGGCGCCGCTTATTCCTCCGGCCAAGCGTGGCGGGCGCAAGCGTGAAGTGGACATGCGGGCGGTGTTCAACGCCATCATGTATGTGCTGAGCACGGGATGCCAATGGCGGTACATTCCCAAGGATTTTCCCCCGAAGAGCACAGTGTATCGTTATTTTTGCGATTGGGCCTGGTGCGGCGTTCTGGATCGCATGCACGACGCGCTCTACGTCATGTGTCGCGAACGAGCGGAACGAGAGGCGAGCCCCACCGCGGCGATCATCGATAGTCAGAGCGTGAAGAGCGCGGAAAAAGGGGGGC CGCGCATTGATCCGCATGGCTATGACGCCGGCAAAAAGATCAAAGGCAAGAAACGCCACGTACTCGTCGATACGCAAGGTTTGTTGATGGGCGCCGTCGTTCACGGCGCCGACATTCAGGACCGAGACGGCGGCGTCTTGCTGCTTTCGACGTTGCATGGGCGGTTTCCCTTTCTTGAAAAGCTGTTGGCTGACAGCGCCTATCAGGGACCGATCTTCGCCGACGCAACGGGCAAAATCCTACCGTGTCTCAAAATCGAGATTATAAAACGATCCGATCAGGCGAAGGGCTTCGTGAAATTGCCCATGCGCTGGATCGTCGAAAGATCAATCGCCTGGCTAAACCGCTGTAGAAGACTGGCCAAGGATTGGGAAAACCTCAATATCACAGCGCTCGTGTTCCTGCGTTTCGCGTCGATTCGGCTCATGCTACGAAAGCTCTGCAATTGTTGA
- a CDS encoding IS66 family transposase, which produces MSRAAADLPEDPAELRRFAEALAAEVHAKTLLIEKLKMQLAVLRRARFGRSSEKLDRDIEQLELLIGDMEESDAERQAHSEAAQSGAGASSSTPKKKPSVRVPLPDHLPLETIVHDAPCVCPTCGGTRFGRIGADEREMLEYVASHFKRVAHVRPKMSCRACEMIVQAPMPTLPIEKGRPGPALLAHVIVSKYCDHLPLHRQSGIYAREGVTIDRSVMAGWIGHMAALLEPLAERIARHVRAGPTVHADDTTVPVLDPGRGRTKTGRLWTAVRDERHYGSTAPPAAFYLYSADRTAEHAHALLKGCSGHLHADGYTGFGGLYEADPKTGAPAPLKEVACWAHARRKLYDVHIETKSPAAAQALEMIARLFAIEAGVKGRVPAERVAARRERSAPVLAELRAFLDATLARISGKSDFAKAIRYATSRWTALTRYVDDGRLEMTNNAAERAIRPLTLGRKNYLFAGSDEGGRRAAIMYTLIETARFNGVDPEAWLADIIARIADHPINQLDELLPWKWRRDAPQAVAA; this is translated from the coding sequence ATGTCGCGCGCCGCTGCTGATTTGCCCGAAGACCCCGCCGAACTGCGGCGTTTCGCGGAGGCGCTCGCCGCGGAAGTTCACGCCAAAACGCTGCTGATCGAGAAGCTGAAAATGCAGCTTGCCGTTTTGCGGCGCGCGCGCTTTGGGCGTTCGTCGGAAAAGCTCGACCGCGATATCGAACAGCTCGAACTCTTGATCGGCGACATGGAGGAGAGTGACGCCGAGCGGCAGGCGCACAGCGAAGCGGCCCAGAGCGGCGCTGGCGCTTCCTCATCGACGCCGAAGAAGAAGCCGTCCGTTCGCGTTCCGCTCCCCGATCATCTCCCGCTCGAGACGATCGTCCACGACGCGCCCTGCGTCTGTCCGACCTGCGGCGGAACCAGGTTCGGCCGGATCGGGGCCGACGAGCGCGAGATGCTGGAATATGTCGCGTCGCACTTCAAGCGCGTGGCGCATGTGCGGCCGAAGATGAGCTGCCGCGCCTGCGAGATGATCGTTCAGGCGCCCATGCCGACGCTGCCGATCGAGAAGGGACGGCCGGGTCCGGCGCTGCTCGCGCATGTGATCGTCTCCAAATATTGCGATCATCTGCCGCTGCATCGCCAGTCCGGCATTTACGCGCGCGAGGGCGTGACGATCGACCGCTCGGTCATGGCCGGCTGGATCGGCCATATGGCGGCGCTTCTGGAGCCGCTCGCCGAGCGCATCGCGCGTCATGTGCGCGCCGGCCCCACCGTTCACGCGGACGACACCACGGTTCCCGTGCTCGATCCGGGGCGCGGCAGGACGAAGACCGGCCGATTGTGGACCGCGGTGCGCGACGAGCGGCACTATGGGTCGACGGCGCCGCCGGCCGCCTTCTATCTCTACTCGGCGGACCGCACGGCCGAGCACGCTCATGCCCTGCTGAAAGGCTGTAGCGGTCATCTCCATGCCGACGGCTATACGGGCTTCGGCGGCCTTTACGAGGCCGATCCGAAAACCGGCGCGCCGGCGCCGCTGAAGGAGGTCGCCTGCTGGGCGCATGCGAGGCGCAAGCTCTACGACGTGCATATCGAGACAAAGTCTCCGGCGGCGGCGCAGGCGCTCGAAATGATCGCGCGGCTCTTCGCCATCGAAGCCGGCGTCAAAGGCCGAGTCCCGGCCGAGCGCGTCGCCGCGCGTCGGGAGCGATCCGCTCCGGTCCTTGCCGAACTCCGCGCGTTCCTCGACGCGACGCTGGCCAGGATCAGCGGCAAGAGCGACTTCGCCAAGGCCATCCGCTATGCGACCTCTCGCTGGACGGCGTTGACCCGCTATGTCGACGACGGGCGTCTCGAAATGACGAACAATGCCGCCGAACGCGCCATCAGGCCCCTGACACTGGGCAGAAAAAACTACCTGTTCGCCGGCTCCGACGAAGGCGGGCGACGGGCGGCGATCATGTATACGCTGATCGAAACCGCGCGCTTCAACGGCGTCGATCCGGAAGCCTGGCTCGCCGACATCATCGCCCGCATCGCCGATCACCCGATCAACCAGCTCGATGAATTGCTACCGTGGAAATGGAGGCGTGACGCGCCGCAAGCCGTCGCCGCATAG
- a CDS encoding transposase — MSAAKDGGTRRTWSLEERQRIVAEALAPGASVAAVARRHGLNANLIFKWLRRSREGWLDRRRAPGKESTIARLSPELAAQTFVPVELLELKPVPASPALAPPPTPVAKIAAPPARTARKSARRGAMEVRLPNGARLSLDADVDTEALRRVLSALGDL; from the coding sequence ATGTCGGCGGCGAAGGATGGCGGCACACGGCGCACGTGGAGCCTCGAGGAACGGCAGCGGATTGTCGCAGAGGCTTTGGCGCCTGGGGCGTCTGTCGCCGCTGTTGCGCGGCGGCATGGGCTGAACGCCAATCTGATTTTCAAATGGCTGCGGCGTTCGCGCGAAGGCTGGCTGGATCGCCGGCGCGCGCCGGGAAAAGAGTCGACGATCGCGAGACTGTCGCCGGAGCTGGCCGCACAGACCTTCGTTCCGGTCGAGTTGCTGGAGTTGAAACCGGTTCCGGCGAGCCCGGCTCTGGCGCCGCCCCCGACGCCGGTCGCGAAGATTGCCGCTCCGCCGGCGCGGACGGCGCGCAAGAGCGCGCGGCGCGGCGCGATGGAAGTCCGCCTGCCGAACGGGGCGCGCCTGTCGCTCGACGCGGACGTGGACACGGAAGCTCTGCGCCGCGTGCTGTCAGCGCTGGGCGACCTTTGA
- a CDS encoding DUF1254 domain-containing protein: MRNSLFAAACASLMLSAPAALAQPGVSAEEAREIAREAYIYAYPMVLMEVTRRASTNVVEPAGLTAPINQLAHAREFPDASFTIVVRPNADTLYSALTFDVSKEPLVFSVPDSGGRYFLLPFLDYWTDVFTVPGKRTTGTAAQTFAIVGPGWRGKLPRGVERYDSPTASGLLIGRTQTNGKADYEAVRKFQDGIKIVPLSAYGKPFTPPKGKVRPDQDMSPPPDQVDKMDAATFFAMFAELMKQNPPHANDYPILDRMKRIGITPGKAYSVASQPQDVQDALSAAPPSALKDIKEAWRKAGVLANGWRTNLTAIGTYGTDYLHRAGVAYGGLGANVPDDAVYPTAFADADGQPFDSGKRYVLHFNKDQIPPARAFWSLTMYDERQLFTANPIDRYAIGDRDKLAFNADGSLDLYIQRESPGKEKESNWLPAPASGSFTLNLRLYWPKAEVLNGSWAPPPVKRGD, translated from the coding sequence GTGCGAAACTCACTATTTGCAGCCGCGTGCGCAAGCCTGATGTTGTCGGCGCCAGCCGCCCTCGCGCAGCCGGGCGTTTCGGCCGAAGAAGCGCGGGAAATCGCCCGCGAAGCCTATATCTACGCCTACCCGATGGTGCTGATGGAGGTCACGCGGCGCGCGAGCACGAACGTCGTCGAGCCCGCCGGGCTGACAGCGCCCATCAATCAGCTCGCGCACGCACGCGAGTTCCCGGACGCCTCCTTCACCATCGTCGTGCGGCCGAACGCCGATACGCTCTACTCGGCGCTGACCTTCGACGTATCAAAGGAGCCTCTGGTGTTCAGCGTTCCAGATTCCGGCGGACGCTACTTCCTGCTGCCATTCCTGGACTATTGGACAGACGTGTTCACCGTGCCGGGCAAGCGGACCACCGGCACGGCTGCGCAGACTTTCGCCATCGTCGGGCCGGGCTGGCGCGGGAAGTTGCCGCGTGGCGTCGAGCGCTATGACAGTCCGACGGCGTCCGGTCTCCTGATCGGCCGCACGCAGACCAACGGCAAGGCGGACTATGAGGCGGTGCGCAAATTTCAGGACGGCATAAAGATCGTTCCGCTGAGCGCCTATGGCAAGCCTTTCACGCCGCCGAAGGGCAAAGTGCGCCCAGATCAGGACATGAGCCCGCCGCCGGATCAGGTCGACAAGATGGACGCAGCGACGTTTTTCGCGATGTTCGCCGAGCTGATGAAGCAAAATCCGCCGCACGCCAACGACTATCCGATCCTTGATCGCATGAAACGTATCGGCATTACACCCGGCAAAGCCTACTCGGTAGCGTCGCAGCCGCAGGACGTTCAGGACGCTCTGAGCGCCGCTCCGCCTTCTGCCCTGAAAGACATCAAGGAGGCCTGGCGCAAGGCAGGCGTGCTCGCGAATGGCTGGCGCACCAATCTTACCGCGATCGGCACATATGGAACGGATTATCTGCATCGGGCCGGCGTGGCCTATGGCGGGCTCGGCGCCAATGTCCCCGACGATGCGGTGTATCCGACGGCCTTCGCGGATGCGGACGGCCAGCCATTCGACAGCGGCAAGCGCTACGTCCTGCACTTCAATAAGGATCAGATTCCGCCGGCGCGGGCCTTCTGGTCCCTGACGATGTATGACGAGCGACAGCTCTTCACCGCCAATCCGATCGATCGCTACGCCATCGGCGACCGCGACAAACTCGCCTTCAATGCCGATGGGTCGCTCGACCTTTACATTCAGCGCGAGTCGCCGGGGAAGGAGAAGGAGTCGAATTGGCTCCCGGCGCCTGCGAGCGGGTCCTTCACCCTGAACTTGCGGCTCTATTGGCCGAAGGCGGAGGTTCTCAACGGCTCCTGGGCGCCGCCGCCGGTGAAGCGAGGGGACTGA
- the pglZ gene encoding BREX-1 system phosphatase PglZ type A yields MQDRIAKGLAAQFDKHRIVFWYDPSHEFRQTFEALTLDGVEKIEVANTEFAVKHRVLREEPKRRFLLYRDGPRPADIDNWLLDIELAHGVFKSDQVAIWLADLGLPISFEDSVREHQEFFRSGRRLEKLKVAVRGDDTKAKLRLRMLSVCAGADGDFDTVVEALLGELAVGKDDSLRLIDRVGLSGFLWDQMQRLFGYRTENASVGDFAITLFKSCYQSAVGGDAILAPEALVFFRRWKNNRNAEEAFATLSAENAEALGLARDLAKRDFRALIDVDYFEEVDRAIIRALVHEVGSQTVAQGEVLNWLRQRRQSRWYGAYRDLYEAIGFAAEFQQAMAHVTLGMTSLAEGVERYAKSWFRIDQLYRKFIWRMQKSGQATLMRELFEQVENHYVNTYLLRLNEAWQAHVDGAEIWSAPPIPAQRTFYKEHVGEFRRRDQKVCVIISDALRYEVAEELRGRILSLDRYEANIDPMFGCLPSYTQLGMAALLPNGELQIVDNDSGTVLVNGQSSQGIENRKKILATGRTGDRTTAVKAEDLMALDKDEARALVRDHDVVYVYHNLIDAIGDKRDSEERVFEAAEDTIEEIVRIVKKLNGANANNMIVTSDHGFIYQHRPIEESDFSSAQVEGDVILFRDRRFILGHGLKANHGLRRFTPEQAGLEGSVELLIPKSINRLRRQGSGSRFVHGGATLQEVVVPVVKINKKRQSDTTAVEVEIIGCSNQLITSSQISVRFYQVEAVTEKTQARTLRAGIYAQSGELISDTHELVFDFRSENAREREVPVRFLLLRRADEFNGQEVLLKLEERHGDTSHFREYRTARYTLRRSFSSDFDF; encoded by the coding sequence ATGCAGGACCGGATCGCCAAGGGGCTCGCAGCCCAATTCGACAAGCACCGGATCGTCTTCTGGTACGATCCATCGCACGAATTCCGACAGACGTTCGAGGCACTGACGCTCGATGGCGTCGAGAAGATCGAGGTGGCGAACACCGAGTTCGCGGTAAAGCATCGCGTCCTGCGTGAAGAGCCGAAGCGGCGGTTCCTGCTCTATCGGGACGGACCGCGCCCAGCCGACATCGATAATTGGCTGCTCGACATCGAGTTGGCGCATGGGGTGTTCAAGAGCGATCAGGTAGCGATCTGGCTTGCGGATCTGGGGTTGCCGATCAGTTTCGAGGACTCGGTTCGGGAGCACCAGGAATTCTTTCGCTCTGGGCGCCGGTTGGAGAAGCTCAAGGTTGCCGTCCGGGGAGACGACACGAAGGCGAAGCTACGCCTGAGGATGCTCAGCGTGTGCGCCGGGGCCGATGGTGACTTCGATACGGTCGTCGAGGCGCTGTTGGGAGAGCTAGCAGTCGGTAAGGATGACAGCCTGCGGTTGATCGATCGTGTCGGCTTAAGCGGTTTCCTCTGGGACCAGATGCAACGGCTCTTCGGTTACCGCACTGAAAACGCGAGCGTCGGCGACTTCGCGATCACGCTGTTCAAATCCTGCTACCAGAGCGCGGTCGGCGGCGACGCGATTTTAGCTCCCGAGGCCCTGGTGTTCTTCCGTCGCTGGAAGAACAACCGGAACGCGGAGGAAGCTTTTGCGACCCTCTCGGCCGAAAATGCCGAGGCATTGGGGCTGGCCCGGGATCTCGCTAAGCGCGACTTCCGCGCGCTGATCGATGTGGACTACTTCGAGGAGGTCGACCGCGCGATCATCCGCGCATTGGTCCATGAGGTCGGCAGCCAAACAGTGGCGCAAGGAGAGGTCCTGAACTGGCTCCGTCAGCGTCGGCAGAGCCGTTGGTATGGCGCTTACCGCGACCTCTACGAAGCGATCGGCTTCGCTGCTGAGTTCCAGCAAGCGATGGCGCACGTCACGCTCGGCATGACGAGCCTCGCGGAGGGCGTCGAGCGCTATGCGAAGAGCTGGTTCAGGATCGATCAGCTCTACCGGAAATTCATCTGGCGTATGCAGAAGTCCGGCCAGGCGACGCTCATGCGCGAGTTGTTCGAGCAGGTCGAGAACCACTACGTCAACACGTACCTCCTGCGGCTGAACGAGGCGTGGCAGGCGCATGTCGACGGGGCTGAAATCTGGTCGGCGCCTCCGATTCCCGCACAGCGAACTTTCTACAAGGAGCATGTCGGCGAATTTCGCCGGCGCGATCAGAAGGTGTGCGTCATCATTTCCGACGCGCTTCGTTATGAAGTGGCGGAGGAGCTGCGGGGACGCATCCTCAGCCTAGACCGCTACGAGGCTAACATCGATCCGATGTTCGGGTGCCTCCCCAGCTATACTCAGCTCGGGATGGCTGCACTTTTGCCCAACGGCGAGTTGCAGATTGTGGACAACGACAGCGGCACGGTGCTGGTGAACGGCCAGAGCTCGCAGGGAATCGAGAACCGCAAGAAAATCCTGGCGACGGGAAGGACGGGCGACCGAACCACGGCCGTGAAGGCGGAGGACCTCATGGCTCTGGACAAGGACGAGGCGCGAGCACTCGTTCGCGATCATGACGTCGTTTACGTCTATCACAATTTGATTGACGCAATCGGCGACAAGCGGGATTCAGAGGAGCGCGTTTTCGAGGCCGCCGAAGACACGATCGAGGAGATCGTGCGGATCGTCAAAAAGCTAAACGGCGCGAACGCCAACAACATGATCGTGACGTCCGATCATGGCTTCATCTACCAACACCGTCCCATCGAAGAGAGCGACTTCTCCTCCGCGCAGGTCGAAGGTGACGTGATCCTTTTCCGCGACCGGCGTTTCATCCTCGGCCACGGTCTGAAGGCCAATCATGGTCTGCGACGATTTACGCCGGAGCAGGCCGGTCTCGAAGGCTCGGTGGAATTGCTCATCCCGAAATCCATCAACCGGCTTCGCCGGCAGGGATCGGGGAGCCGGTTTGTGCATGGCGGCGCGACCCTTCAAGAGGTTGTCGTTCCCGTCGTCAAGATCAACAAGAAGCGGCAGAGCGACACGACCGCGGTTGAGGTGGAGATCATCGGATGCTCCAACCAGTTGATCACGTCGAGCCAGATCTCGGTTCGCTTCTATCAGGTGGAGGCCGTCACGGAGAAAACCCAGGCGCGCACGCTCAGGGCGGGGATTTATGCCCAGTCGGGCGAATTGATCTCGGACACCCACGAGCTTGTGTTTGACTTCCGATCCGAAAACGCGCGCGAGCGCGAAGTCCCAGTCCGGTTCCTCCTCCTCCGCAGGGCCGACGAATTCAACGGCCAGGAGGTGCTCCTGAAGCTGGAGGAGCGGCATGGCGATACGTCCCACTTCAGGGAGTACCGCACGGCTCGCTACACGCTGCGCCGCAGCTTCTCGAGTGATTTCGATTTTTGA